From a region of the Streptomyces venezuelae genome:
- a CDS encoding ZIP family metal transporter has product MAVIVALGAFLMTLAGGWAAQRVTDRRHLVLGLAGGLMLGVVGLDLLPEALHAAGDEVFGVPLALLLFVAGFLVAHVVERLLAVRQAAHGAEDGGRTPQVGLTAAAAMVGHSLADGVALGAAFQVGGGMGVAVALAVVTHDFADGFNTYTLTSLYGNDRRKALMMLFADAVAPVVGAASTLLFTLPEEPLGAYLGFFGGVLLYLASAEILPEAHHRHPALSTLLCTVGGVAGIWLVVGIAD; this is encoded by the coding sequence ATGGCCGTGATCGTGGCGTTGGGCGCGTTCCTGATGACCCTGGCGGGCGGATGGGCGGCGCAGCGCGTCACCGACCGCCGCCACCTCGTGCTGGGCCTCGCCGGCGGGCTGATGCTCGGCGTCGTGGGCCTCGACCTGCTCCCGGAGGCCCTCCACGCGGCGGGCGACGAGGTGTTCGGTGTCCCGCTCGCCCTGCTGCTCTTCGTGGCCGGATTCCTGGTCGCGCACGTCGTGGAACGGCTGCTGGCGGTCCGCCAGGCCGCGCACGGCGCCGAGGACGGCGGCCGCACCCCCCAGGTCGGGCTGACCGCGGCCGCGGCGATGGTCGGCCACAGCCTCGCCGACGGGGTGGCCCTGGGCGCGGCCTTCCAGGTCGGCGGGGGGATGGGCGTGGCCGTGGCACTGGCGGTCGTCACCCACGACTTCGCCGACGGGTTCAACACGTACACGCTCACCAGCCTCTACGGGAACGACCGCCGCAAGGCCCTGATGATGCTCTTCGCGGACGCGGTCGCCCCGGTCGTGGGCGCGGCGTCCACTCTGCTGTTCACCCTTCCGGAGGAACCCCTCGGCGCGTACCTCGGCTTCTTCGGAGGCGTCCTGCTGTACCTCGCGTCCGCCGAGATCCTTCCCGAGGCACACCACCGGCACCCCGCGCTGTCCACCCTGCTGTGCACGGTGGGCGGGGTGGCCGGGATCTGGCTGGTGGTGGGCATCGCGGACTGA
- the cobC gene encoding Rv2231c family pyridoxal phosphate-dependent protein CobC codes for MTAVAVAVAVAVATEGVPPVGEYTTQVVVGVGGRAGVSVAEVCALVEETLRGAGLSVGAVTALATVESKAGEAGITGAAERFGVPVVSYPAARLAAIAVPHPSEAARAATGTPSVAEAAALAGGGELLVPKRRSVSATCAVATAQAHDLRHHGDAEVIDAGSALVDLAVNVRAHTPPDWLKQRIAASLGDLAAYPDGRRARAAVAARHGLPVERVLLTAGAAEAFVLIARALGAVRPVVVHPQFTEPEAALRDAGHQVERVVLQAADGFRLDPAAVPEDADLVVIGNPTNPTSVLHPAGALSALARPGRILVVDEAFMDAVPGEREALAGRMDLPGLVVLRSLTKTWGLAGLRIGYVLADPEVIAKLAAAQPLWPVSTPALVAAEACVAPAALAEAEEAARRIAVDRAHLLAGLAEFDEVTVAGEAEGPFVLIRVAGGAEVRTRLRALGFAVRRGDTFPGLDHSWLRLAVRDRATTGRLLQALDHALALSAH; via the coding sequence ATGACTGCGGTGGCAGTGGCAGTGGCAGTGGCAGTGGCTACGGAGGGAGTGCCCCCGGTGGGCGAGTACACGACGCAGGTGGTGGTCGGGGTCGGCGGACGCGCGGGGGTTTCCGTCGCGGAGGTCTGCGCCCTGGTCGAGGAGACGCTGAGGGGGGCCGGGCTGTCCGTGGGGGCGGTGACGGCGCTGGCCACGGTGGAGTCGAAGGCGGGCGAGGCCGGGATCACGGGTGCGGCGGAACGTTTCGGCGTGCCCGTGGTGAGCTACCCCGCTGCCCGGCTGGCCGCCATCGCCGTGCCGCACCCCTCGGAGGCGGCGCGCGCCGCCACCGGGACCCCCTCGGTGGCGGAGGCCGCGGCCCTCGCGGGCGGCGGCGAGCTGCTCGTGCCCAAGCGGCGGTCGGTGTCGGCGACCTGCGCCGTGGCCACGGCACAGGCGCACGACCTGCGCCACCACGGGGACGCCGAAGTGATCGACGCGGGCTCCGCCCTGGTGGACCTCGCGGTCAACGTACGGGCGCACACTCCCCCGGACTGGCTCAAACAGCGGATCGCCGCCTCCCTCGGGGATCTCGCCGCATATCCCGACGGGCGACGCGCCCGCGCGGCGGTGGCCGCTCGGCACGGGCTGCCGGTCGAGCGGGTGCTGTTGACGGCCGGGGCCGCGGAGGCCTTCGTGCTGATCGCCCGGGCCCTGGGAGCCGTACGGCCGGTCGTGGTGCATCCGCAGTTCACCGAGCCGGAAGCGGCCCTGCGGGACGCGGGACACCAGGTCGAGCGCGTGGTGCTGCAGGCGGCGGACGGGTTCCGGCTGGACCCGGCGGCCGTGCCCGAGGACGCGGACCTGGTGGTGATCGGCAATCCGACCAACCCGACGTCCGTCCTGCACCCGGCGGGAGCCCTCTCCGCGCTGGCCCGGCCGGGCCGGATCCTGGTCGTGGACGAGGCCTTCATGGACGCGGTCCCGGGCGAACGGGAGGCCCTGGCCGGACGGATGGACCTGCCGGGGCTGGTGGTGCTGCGGAGCCTGACCAAGACGTGGGGGCTGGCGGGGCTGCGGATCGGCTACGTGCTGGCCGATCCCGAGGTGATCGCGAAGCTGGCGGCCGCGCAGCCGTTGTGGCCGGTGTCGACCCCGGCGCTGGTGGCGGCGGAGGCCTGTGTGGCTCCGGCGGCGCTGGCCGAGGCGGAGGAGGCGGCCCGTCGGATCGCGGTGGACCGGGCGCATCTGCTGGCCGGGCTCGCGGAGTTCGACGAGGTCACGGTCGCCGGGGAGGCGGAGGGGCCGTTCGTCCTGATCCGGGTGGCGGGCGGGGCGGAGGTCCGCACCCGGCTGCGCGCCCTCGGTTTCGCCGTCCGCCGCGGGGACACCTTCCCGGGGCTGGACCACTCCTGGCTGCGGCTGGCGGTGCGCGACCGGGCGACGACGGGCCGGCTGCTCCAGGCCCTGGACCACGCCCTCGCCCTGTCCGCGCACTGA
- a CDS encoding CapA family protein, whose product MRASARTGTALAVLAIVGGGIYAVPRLLDGGGAPAAEQRLRGEPGRGDAGRGDAGQRDPARGKPDAPQAAAPGKPFTLVATGDIIPYPSIVQRSADDAGKAGEYDFRKILAGVRPLVSAADLAICHHEIPYGRPGGPYTGYPTFKAPHQLADALKDAGYDSCSTASNHTLDDGYEGLARTLEHLDRVGIPHVGSARSAEEAKAPALLTAGGAKVAQLSYTYGTNGIPLPPGKPWAVNLIDRDRIIADARAARAGGANVVVLSVHWGTEWQTAPDEQQKALAQELTASRSADGLPDIDLIIGTHNHVPQPYEKINGTWVVFGMGDQVASFVPADKLRGNQSSVPRFTFSPAADRPGRWDVVKAEYLTQYSDMGPPFRVVCASCAASDTSLPAAKRSEYTRIDQQVTEAVMSRGAGGQGLEHATG is encoded by the coding sequence ATGAGGGCATCCGCCAGAACAGGCACGGCGCTGGCCGTGCTGGCGATCGTGGGCGGCGGGATCTACGCCGTGCCACGGCTGCTCGACGGCGGCGGGGCGCCCGCCGCGGAGCAGCGCCTCCGGGGCGAGCCGGGCCGGGGCGATGCGGGCCGGGGCGATGCGGGGCAGCGCGATCCGGCTCGGGGAAAACCGGACGCTCCGCAGGCCGCCGCGCCGGGGAAGCCGTTCACGCTGGTGGCGACCGGCGACATCATCCCGTACCCGTCGATCGTCCAGCGGTCGGCGGACGACGCGGGCAAGGCCGGGGAGTACGACTTCCGGAAGATACTCGCCGGGGTCAGACCCCTGGTCTCCGCCGCCGACCTGGCGATATGCCACCACGAGATACCGTACGGGCGCCCCGGCGGCCCCTACACCGGTTATCCCACCTTCAAGGCACCGCACCAGTTGGCGGACGCCCTCAAGGACGCCGGGTACGACAGCTGTTCCACTGCCTCGAACCACACCCTGGACGACGGCTACGAGGGTCTCGCGCGCACCCTGGAGCACCTCGACCGGGTCGGCATACCGCACGTCGGCTCGGCCCGCAGCGCGGAGGAGGCCAAGGCCCCGGCGCTGCTCACGGCGGGCGGTGCGAAGGTCGCCCAGCTCTCCTACACGTACGGCACGAACGGCATCCCGCTTCCCCCGGGCAAGCCGTGGGCCGTGAATCTGATCGACAGGGACCGGATCATCGCCGACGCGCGGGCCGCCCGGGCCGGCGGCGCGAACGTGGTGGTGCTCAGCGTCCACTGGGGCACCGAGTGGCAGACGGCGCCAGACGAGCAGCAGAAGGCGCTGGCGCAGGAGCTGACCGCCTCCCGCTCGGCCGACGGACTCCCCGACATCGATCTGATCATCGGCACGCACAACCACGTGCCGCAGCCCTACGAGAAGATCAACGGCACCTGGGTGGTCTTCGGCATGGGCGACCAGGTCGCCAGCTTCGTGCCGGCCGACAAACTCCGCGGCAACCAGTCCTCGGTCCCCCGCTTCACCTTCTCCCCGGCGGCGGACCGGCCGGGCCGCTGGGACGTGGTGAAGGCCGAATACCTCACGCAGTACTCGGACATGGGGCCGCCGTTCCGCGTCGTGTGCGCCTCGTGCGCGGCCTCGGACACCTCGCTTCCGGCCGCGAAGCGGAGCGAGTACACGCGGATCGACCAGCAGGTCACCGAGGCCGTGATGTCACGTGGCGCGGGCGGACAGGGCCTGGAGCACGCCACCGGCTGA
- a CDS encoding SCO1860 family LAETG-anchored protein: MNSRTFRMPAAVLLATGALALLTAPPASATGGGAAGGEGKAGAVVLRAGLDVGLLNQTVSVPLKTTLNEVSAPATADKTALTVTLDGVEGNNPVSVLRAEVATSKATADKTRAEAEANLAKASVHVPGLPLLSLIEVEKVMSKAVCEAGKKPVASANALGKVTALGKKVTLTAGGPTKVEVPGVGRIDLELSGTETTSTTAAAAALRLKVAVNPLNLNVAKVDGEIVLAEAHCESPAGAAPAQPANPDVKPQTGTGTGAGGAAASGGTTGTTGTTGATGITGTTGTNLAETGGGSLTPYVAGGALTLLAIGGGALLVTRRGRAS, from the coding sequence GTGAACAGCCGTACCTTCCGCATGCCCGCAGCCGTCCTGCTCGCCACGGGAGCGCTGGCCCTGCTCACCGCTCCGCCCGCCTCCGCCACGGGAGGGGGCGCGGCCGGGGGTGAGGGCAAGGCCGGCGCCGTCGTCCTGCGCGCCGGACTGGACGTGGGCCTGCTCAACCAGACCGTGAGCGTCCCGCTGAAGACGACCCTCAACGAGGTCAGTGCACCGGCGACGGCCGACAAGACCGCACTGACCGTCACCCTGGACGGGGTCGAGGGGAACAACCCGGTCAGTGTGCTGCGCGCCGAAGTGGCCACCTCCAAGGCGACCGCCGACAAGACCAGGGCCGAGGCGGAGGCGAACCTCGCCAAGGCCTCCGTCCACGTGCCCGGACTGCCGCTGCTCTCCCTCATCGAGGTGGAGAAGGTCATGTCCAAGGCCGTCTGTGAGGCGGGCAAGAAGCCGGTGGCGAGCGCGAACGCCCTGGGGAAGGTGACGGCGCTCGGCAAGAAGGTCACGCTGACGGCGGGCGGCCCCACCAAGGTCGAGGTCCCCGGCGTGGGCCGGATCGACCTGGAGCTGTCCGGAACGGAGACCACCTCCACCACGGCGGCCGCGGCCGCGCTCCGCCTGAAGGTGGCGGTGAACCCGCTGAACCTGAATGTGGCGAAGGTCGACGGCGAGATCGTGCTCGCCGAAGCGCATTGCGAGTCCCCGGCGGGCGCGGCGCCCGCCCAGCCCGCGAACCCGGACGTCAAGCCCCAGACGGGGACGGGGACCGGCGCCGGTGGCGCCGCCGCATCGGGCGGCACCACCGGAACGACCGGCACCACCGGGGCCACGGGCATCACGGGCACCACCGGCACCAACCTCGCCGAGACCGGCGGCGGTTCACTGACTCCCTACGTCGCGGGCGGGGCCCTGACCCTGCTCGCCATCGGCGGGGGCGCGCTCCTGGTCACCCGGCGGGGCAGGGCCTCGTAG
- a CDS encoding amidohydrolase family protein, with translation MSDVSGVSGVGRAGDVGTAGDGGGAAAVRDVLHVKGRVLVGPDEVRDELWVVGGRISYERPPGAREVTTVTGWALPGLVDAHCHVGLDAHGPVDAETAERQALTDRDAGTLLIRDAGSPSDTRWIDDREDLPKIIRAGRHIARTRRYIRNYAHEIEPADLVEYVGREALRGDGWVKLVGDWIDREAGDLAACWPRAEVEAAIAEAHRLGARVTAHCFAEDSLRDLVEAGIDCIEHATGLTEDTIPLFAERGVAIVPTLVNIATFPKMAAGGEAKFPNWSAHMRRLHERRYDTVRAAYDAGIDVFVGTDAGGSLPHGLVAAEVAELVKAGIPPVEALSATAWAAREWLGRPGLTEGAPADLVVYAADPRADVRVLAQPLRVVVNGRVRA, from the coding sequence ATGAGCGATGTGAGCGGTGTGAGTGGTGTGGGCCGTGCGGGCGACGTGGGCACTGCGGGCGACGGGGGAGGCGCGGCCGCCGTGCGCGACGTGCTGCACGTCAAGGGGCGGGTACTGGTCGGCCCCGACGAGGTGCGCGACGAACTGTGGGTGGTCGGCGGGCGGATCTCCTACGAGCGCCCGCCCGGCGCCCGCGAGGTCACCACGGTGACCGGCTGGGCCCTGCCCGGACTGGTCGACGCGCACTGCCACGTGGGCCTGGACGCCCACGGCCCGGTCGACGCCGAGACCGCCGAGCGCCAGGCCCTCACGGACCGCGACGCCGGCACCCTCCTGATCCGGGACGCCGGCTCGCCCTCCGACACCCGCTGGATCGACGACCGCGAGGACCTGCCGAAGATCATCCGGGCCGGGCGGCACATCGCGCGCACCCGCCGCTACATCCGCAACTACGCCCACGAGATCGAACCCGCCGACCTCGTCGAGTACGTCGGCCGCGAGGCGCTGCGCGGCGACGGCTGGGTCAAACTCGTCGGGGACTGGATCGACCGCGAGGCCGGTGACCTTGCGGCCTGCTGGCCGCGCGCCGAGGTCGAGGCGGCCATCGCCGAGGCGCACCGGCTGGGCGCCCGCGTCACGGCGCACTGCTTCGCCGAGGACTCGCTGCGCGACCTGGTCGAGGCGGGCATCGACTGCATCGAACACGCCACCGGCCTCACCGAGGACACCATCCCGCTGTTCGCGGAGCGAGGGGTCGCGATCGTCCCCACGCTCGTGAACATCGCGACCTTCCCGAAGATGGCGGCGGGCGGCGAGGCCAAGTTCCCGAACTGGTCGGCGCACATGCGAAGGCTCCACGAACGGCGCTACGACACCGTGCGCGCCGCCTACGACGCGGGCATCGACGTCTTCGTGGGCACCGACGCGGGAGGCTCCCTGCCGCACGGCCTGGTCGCGGCGGAGGTGGCGGAGCTGGTCAAGGCCGGTATCCCGCCGGTCGAAGCCCTCTCCGCGACGGCCTGGGCGGCCCGCGAGTGGCTCGGCAGGCCGGGACTGACCGAGGGGGCCCCCGCCGACCTCGTGGTGTACGCCGCCGACCCGCGGGCCGACGTACGCGTGCTGGCGCAGCCGCTGCGGGTCGTCGTGAACGGCAGGGTCCGGGCCTGA
- a CDS encoding aminotransferase class V-fold PLP-dependent enzyme, with product MDLPLAEATRAEFTHSTTYLNTAKCGVVPHSAVAAVRELAEAAEAGLPTGFGDFDRVNGARTAFARMVGVGADRVSVGSAVSTHVGLVAASLPPGAEVLCPEGEFSSVINPFVARGDLKVRLAPLESVAEAVDHGTALVALSAVQSADGRKADLAAVRAATTAHGARMLVDATQAVGWLPFDASPYEYTVVAGFKWLLGVRGASYLTVSAQAQDTLTPLHAGWVPAVAERPEADATYGPMAELAHGAWRFDESPAFLAYHASASALALMERIGIEAVHAHDTALAARYREGVVRLGHEPVPGDSAIVSVPGLAGRQPALEAAGIATSARAGLLRASFHLYNTEADVDRLLNALSGS from the coding sequence ATGGACCTTCCGCTCGCCGAGGCGACCCGTGCCGAGTTCACCCACTCCACCACCTACCTCAACACCGCCAAATGCGGGGTCGTCCCGCATTCCGCCGTCGCGGCCGTACGGGAGCTGGCCGAGGCGGCGGAGGCCGGGCTCCCGACCGGCTTCGGCGACTTCGACCGCGTGAACGGGGCCCGGACGGCCTTCGCCCGCATGGTCGGGGTGGGCGCCGACCGGGTGTCCGTCGGCTCGGCCGTCTCCACCCACGTGGGCCTCGTCGCCGCCTCGCTCCCGCCCGGCGCCGAAGTGCTGTGCCCCGAGGGCGAGTTCTCCTCCGTGATCAACCCCTTCGTGGCGCGCGGCGACCTCAAGGTGCGCCTGGCGCCGCTCGAATCCGTCGCCGAGGCCGTGGACCACGGCACCGCCCTGGTCGCGCTGAGCGCCGTGCAGTCCGCGGACGGCCGCAAGGCGGACCTGGCGGCGGTGCGCGCGGCGACGACCGCGCACGGCGCCCGGATGCTCGTCGACGCGACCCAGGCGGTCGGCTGGCTGCCCTTCGACGCCTCGCCGTACGAGTACACGGTCGTCGCCGGGTTCAAATGGCTGCTCGGCGTGCGCGGAGCCTCGTACCTGACGGTGTCGGCGCAGGCCCAGGACACGCTGACCCCGCTGCACGCCGGATGGGTTCCGGCCGTGGCCGAGAGGCCCGAAGCAGACGCCACCTACGGACCGATGGCGGAACTCGCCCACGGGGCGTGGCGGTTCGACGAGTCCCCCGCCTTCCTCGCCTACCACGCGTCCGCGTCCGCGCTGGCCCTGATGGAGCGGATCGGCATCGAGGCCGTCCACGCCCACGACACCGCCCTGGCCGCCCGCTACCGGGAAGGAGTCGTGCGCCTTGGCCACGAGCCCGTCCCCGGCGACTCCGCCATCGTCTCCGTGCCGGGCCTCGCCGGCCGGCAGCCCGCCCTGGAGGCGGCCGGCATCGCCACCTCGGCCCGCGCGGGGCTCCTGCGGGCCTCGTTCCACCTCTACAACACCGAAGCGGACGTGGACCGGCTCCTGAACGCCCTCTCCGGCTCCTGA
- a CDS encoding DsbA family oxidoreductase, translated as MRVEIWSDIACPWCYIGKARFVKGLAEFAHRDEVEVVFRSFELDPGAAKGVTAPVVEMLAKKYGRTLDEARGMEEHVAASARAEGLTYRTEGRDHGSTFDIHRLLHLAAARGRQEELLDLAYRANFAEERSVFDPEVLIALAVEAGLDETEARAVLADGSAYAAEVRADEREAAELGANAVPFFVLDRRYGISGGQPAEVFTRALEQAWAGREVEEPAAAAEACEPDGACAVPQA; from the coding sequence ATGCGCGTCGAGATCTGGAGCGACATCGCTTGCCCCTGGTGTTACATCGGAAAGGCCCGTTTTGTTAAGGGGCTGGCCGAGTTCGCGCACCGCGACGAGGTGGAGGTCGTCTTCCGGTCCTTCGAGCTCGACCCGGGCGCGGCCAAGGGCGTCACGGCACCCGTCGTGGAGATGCTCGCCAAGAAGTACGGCCGCACCCTCGACGAGGCCCGCGGCATGGAGGAGCACGTCGCGGCGAGCGCCCGCGCCGAGGGGCTCACCTACCGGACGGAGGGCCGCGACCACGGCAGCACCTTCGACATCCACCGGCTGCTGCACCTGGCCGCCGCCCGCGGCCGCCAGGAGGAGCTGCTCGACCTCGCCTACCGGGCCAACTTCGCCGAGGAGCGCTCCGTCTTCGACCCCGAGGTGCTGATCGCCCTCGCCGTCGAGGCCGGACTGGACGAGACCGAGGCCCGCGCCGTCCTCGCCGACGGCTCCGCCTACGCCGCCGAGGTCCGGGCCGACGAGCGCGAGGCCGCCGAGCTGGGCGCGAACGCCGTGCCGTTCTTCGTCCTCGACCGCCGCTACGGGATCTCCGGCGGACAGCCGGCCGAGGTGTTCACCCGGGCCCTGGAGCAGGCCTGGGCCGGGCGTGAGGTCGAGGAGCCGGCCGCGGCCGCCGAGGCCTGCGAGCCCGACGGCGCGTGCGCGGTCCCTCAGGCATGA
- a CDS encoding GNAT family N-acetyltransferase has translation MIRAAHAADLPAIAALHTRARATYYQGHIPEEAYLGDAELQRTREGWSRAIARDAAEGEVLCAEQDGELTGVAAFRTRNGETTLTQLHVDPVHWRRGTGAALHAACLDAWRRAGVRRVRLEVYAHNLRAQAFYASQGWLADPSVPRSGTHRTLWLQVGGIPGASGE, from the coding sequence ATGATCAGAGCCGCGCACGCCGCCGACCTCCCCGCGATCGCCGCCCTGCACACCCGGGCCCGCGCCACCTACTACCAGGGCCACATCCCCGAAGAGGCCTACCTGGGCGACGCCGAGCTCCAGCGGACCCGCGAGGGCTGGTCCCGGGCCATCGCCCGGGACGCGGCCGAGGGCGAGGTGCTCTGCGCCGAGCAGGACGGCGAGCTCACCGGCGTCGCCGCGTTCCGCACACGGAACGGCGAGACCACCCTCACCCAGCTTCACGTCGACCCCGTCCACTGGCGCCGCGGCACCGGGGCCGCCCTGCACGCCGCCTGCCTGGACGCCTGGCGGCGGGCCGGAGTCCGCCGGGTCCGCCTGGAGGTCTACGCGCACAACCTCCGCGCCCAGGCCTTCTACGCCAGCCAGGGCTGGCTCGCGGACCCGTCCGTCCCGCGCTCGGGCACCCACCGCACCCTCTGGCTGCAGGTGGGCGGGATACCGGGCGCGTCCGGGGAATGA
- a CDS encoding peptidoglycan D,D-transpeptidase FtsI family protein, which produces MNKTIRRASVFCLLLVLALLVRVTWVQAYKGQALADDKHNRRNLIGQYENPLGNIIVGGEAITGSEKTGGKDFGYKRTYVDGPLYAPVTGYSSQAYGTTMLEGIYKNILNGSDSRLKTVMDMLTSKRAAPGNVLTTIDKGVQKAAYDALQGKQGAAVAMDPKTGEILAVVNNPSFDPGSIAGANDQKAWDALSADKGKAMENVALRKPQAPGSTFKLVTLAAAIENGLVTDLDRQTGIADPYTIPGTRTQLPSEAGSAACNNVSVRTALKLSCNNVFAELASKLGQDKMRATAEKLGFNVQIDTPVRTNPPSKYPSKKMSIDQVAQTGIGQFDVQATPLQMAMVTAAIENGGKLVAPHLVSEVTDAGGDVLESFKDPKSQQVMEEKTASMIRDAMRTVATEGGGKPAQVSGAEVGGKTGTAQRGVDNSLAPLAWFTSYGKANGKQIAVAVVIENSDTDRSEIGGGKLAAPIAQKMMEAWLKK; this is translated from the coding sequence ATGAACAAGACGATCAGGCGTGCGTCGGTCTTCTGTCTGCTCTTGGTGCTGGCCCTGCTGGTCCGCGTCACCTGGGTGCAGGCGTACAAAGGCCAGGCCCTCGCAGACGACAAGCACAACCGCCGGAACCTCATCGGGCAGTACGAGAACCCGCTGGGCAACATCATCGTGGGCGGGGAGGCGATCACCGGCTCGGAGAAGACGGGCGGCAAGGACTTCGGCTACAAGCGGACGTACGTCGACGGGCCCCTCTACGCACCCGTCACGGGCTACAGCTCCCAGGCCTACGGCACCACCATGCTGGAGGGCATCTACAAGAACATCCTCAACGGCTCCGACAGCCGGCTGAAGACGGTCATGGACATGCTCACCAGCAAGCGGGCCGCCCCCGGCAACGTCCTGACCACGATCGACAAGGGCGTCCAGAAGGCCGCCTACGACGCGCTCCAGGGCAAGCAGGGCGCCGCCGTCGCCATGGACCCGAAGACCGGCGAGATCCTCGCCGTCGTGAACAACCCCTCCTTCGACCCGGGCAGCATCGCCGGCGCCAACGACCAGAAGGCCTGGGACGCGCTCTCCGCCGACAAGGGCAAGGCCATGGAGAACGTGGCGCTGCGCAAGCCCCAGGCGCCCGGATCCACCTTCAAGCTGGTCACCCTCGCCGCCGCGATCGAGAACGGCCTCGTCACCGACCTCGACCGGCAGACCGGGATCGCCGACCCGTACACGATCCCCGGCACCCGCACCCAGCTGCCCAGCGAGGCCGGCTCCGCCGCCTGCAACAACGTTTCGGTGCGCACCGCCCTGAAGCTGTCCTGCAACAACGTCTTCGCCGAGCTCGCCTCCAAGCTCGGCCAGGACAAGATGCGGGCGACGGCCGAGAAGCTCGGGTTCAACGTGCAGATCGACACCCCGGTCCGCACCAACCCGCCCAGCAAGTACCCGTCGAAGAAGATGTCGATCGACCAGGTCGCACAGACCGGTATCGGCCAGTTCGACGTGCAGGCCACCCCGCTCCAGATGGCGATGGTGACGGCCGCGATCGAGAACGGCGGCAAGCTCGTCGCCCCGCACCTGGTCTCCGAGGTCACCGACGCGGGCGGCGACGTGCTGGAAAGCTTCAAGGACCCGAAGTCCCAGCAGGTCATGGAGGAGAAGACCGCCTCGATGATCCGCGACGCCATGCGCACCGTCGCCACCGAGGGCGGCGGCAAGCCCGCCCAGGTGTCCGGCGCCGAGGTGGGCGGCAAGACCGGTACCGCCCAGCGGGGTGTCGACAACAGCCTGGCTCCGCTTGCCTGGTTCACCTCGTACGGCAAGGCGAACGGCAAGCAGATCGCGGTGGCCGTGGTGATCGAGAACTCCGACACCGACCGCTCCGAGATCGGTGGCGGGAAGCTGGCCGCCCCCATCGCCCAGAAGATGATGGAGGCGTGGCTGAAGAAGTAG
- a CDS encoding response regulator, with translation MVRTALRVILEAEADLEVVGEAATGAEAVPLVRSLAPDVVLMDVRMPEIDGIRATRQILATMTEPPRIVVVTTFENDAYVYDALRAGAAGFLLKRADPDELIGAVRLVARGDSLLFPAAVRSLAAAHTAGAPPAEAPWVARLTEREADVLRLMATGLSNHEMSERLGVGPQTVKTHVAAVLTKTGSRDRTQAVIAAYEGGFIMKKG, from the coding sequence ATGGTCCGCACCGCGCTGCGGGTCATCCTGGAGGCCGAAGCCGACCTGGAGGTCGTCGGTGAGGCGGCCACCGGGGCCGAGGCGGTTCCGCTGGTCCGCTCACTGGCCCCCGACGTGGTGCTCATGGACGTCCGGATGCCCGAGATCGACGGCATCCGGGCCACCCGGCAGATCCTCGCCACGATGACCGAGCCGCCCCGGATCGTGGTCGTCACCACCTTCGAGAACGACGCCTACGTCTACGACGCGCTCCGTGCGGGAGCCGCCGGCTTCCTCCTCAAGCGGGCCGACCCCGACGAGCTGATCGGCGCGGTCCGGCTCGTCGCCCGCGGCGACTCGCTGCTCTTCCCGGCCGCCGTCCGCTCCCTCGCCGCCGCCCACACGGCCGGCGCCCCGCCCGCCGAGGCGCCCTGGGTGGCCAGGCTCACCGAGCGCGAGGCCGACGTCCTGCGTCTGATGGCCACCGGGCTGTCCAACCACGAGATGAGCGAGCGCCTCGGCGTCGGGCCGCAGACCGTCAAGACCCATGTCGCGGCGGTGCTCACCAAGACGGGCTCCCGCGACCGCACCCAGGCGGTCATCGCCGCCTACGAGGGAGGCTTCATCATGAAGAAAGGCTGA